A single Sporosarcina sp. FSL W8-0480 DNA region contains:
- a CDS encoding DMT family transporter, which produces MNRLKGILMIITGAMMWGATGPMMEWILATSDMTISFMLTVRLIVAGFFVLLFLKMSGRDIYQPLRHKVWLRQMVIFGIFGMLGVQLTFVGSINSSNAVIATLFQFLAPIYIILFVSVRHKVLPPTAQVVGMIVTMVGLFYLLTNGSLSGFALSAGAVAWGISVGFAFMFYTLYPARLMKEWGVLLSVGWGMLIGGIVLFLASVTKLQAGIMTLGDWKISLMLSLVIIVGTVAFLLFLGSMKYISPVETSLLSSFEPLTAMIISVIWFGSVLGKWQLVGAIIMLIGVTGLSIAGGKVKEEKG; this is translated from the coding sequence ATGAATCGACTTAAAGGAATTTTAATGATCATAACGGGAGCAATGATGTGGGGGGCAACGGGTCCGATGATGGAATGGATTCTCGCAACAAGCGATATGACAATCTCCTTCATGCTGACTGTCCGCTTGATCGTTGCGGGATTTTTTGTTTTACTTTTTTTGAAAATGAGTGGCCGGGATATTTACCAGCCGTTGCGGCATAAAGTTTGGCTACGGCAAATGGTTATTTTCGGGATATTCGGCATGCTTGGCGTACAGCTGACATTTGTCGGGTCCATTAACTCAAGTAATGCGGTCATTGCAACATTATTTCAGTTTTTAGCACCCATTTATATCATTCTTTTCGTTTCGGTTCGGCATAAGGTATTGCCACCCACAGCGCAAGTGGTCGGAATGATTGTGACAATGGTAGGTCTCTTTTATCTTTTGACGAATGGTTCGCTGTCAGGATTTGCCCTTAGTGCAGGGGCGGTTGCCTGGGGAATTTCTGTCGGTTTTGCATTTATGTTTTATACGCTCTATCCTGCGAGATTAATGAAAGAATGGGGCGTCCTCTTATCCGTAGGCTGGGGGATGCTCATAGGTGGCATAGTATTGTTCCTTGCAAGTGTTACGAAACTGCAAGCAGGCATTATGACCCTCGGTGATTGGAAAATATCGTTGATGCTTTCACTTGTAATCATCGTCGGTACGGTTGCCTTCCTTTTATTTTTAGGTAGCATGAAGTACATCTCACCCGTCGAAACGAGTCTTCTTTCAAGCTTCGAACCACTGACGGCAATGATCATCTCCGTCATCTGGTTCGGAAGTGTACTTGGCAAATGGCAACTTGTTGGCGCAATTATTATGCTCATTGGCGTCACGGGGTTATCGATTGCCGGAGGAAAGGTGAAAGAGGAAAAAGGTTGA
- a CDS encoding TIGR01777 family oxidoreductase, with amino-acid sequence MKKKIVLAGGTGFIGQFFEKKFVESGYEVVHISRRPQHISWADQKRIIEALDGAEMLINLAGKTVNCRYNDKNKNEIMQSRTETTEILGQSISKCDNPPPLWINSSTATIYRHAEDRPMTETDGEIGSGFSVEVAKAWEASLFSFDLPQTRQVALRITIVLGKDGGVMEPYVNLVRFGLGGVQGPGNQMFSWIHIEDLYRIVLFIRENEQLEGVFNCAAPNPITNRELMAQFRKTLNRKFGIPSPKWMLEMGAVFIGTETELILKSRWVMPERLENEGFHFKYETIEKALQQILK; translated from the coding sequence ATGAAAAAGAAAATCGTGTTGGCTGGGGGCACTGGTTTCATCGGGCAGTTTTTTGAGAAGAAATTTGTAGAATCGGGATATGAAGTTGTCCATATTTCAAGACGTCCTCAGCATATTTCATGGGCGGATCAAAAAAGGATTATTGAAGCATTGGACGGAGCAGAAATGCTCATCAACCTTGCTGGAAAAACTGTCAATTGCCGTTATAACGACAAAAACAAAAATGAAATCATGCAATCAAGGACAGAGACTACCGAAATTTTAGGGCAGTCAATCAGCAAATGTGACAATCCCCCTCCGCTTTGGATCAATTCAAGCACTGCAACCATTTATCGACATGCGGAGGACCGGCCGATGACTGAAACGGACGGTGAGATTGGCAGCGGGTTTTCCGTTGAAGTGGCAAAGGCATGGGAAGCATCTCTTTTTTCGTTTGACCTTCCACAAACAAGACAAGTTGCTCTTCGTATTACGATTGTATTAGGCAAGGATGGCGGTGTCATGGAACCCTACGTGAATCTTGTCCGTTTTGGTCTTGGTGGTGTTCAGGGTCCTGGCAATCAAATGTTCAGCTGGATCCATATTGAAGACTTATACCGTATTGTCCTATTTATAAGAGAGAATGAGCAACTTGAAGGCGTGTTCAATTGTGCAGCGCCCAATCCAATTACTAATCGGGAGCTAATGGCGCAGTTTCGTAAAACATTGAATCGGAAATTTGGTATCCCCTCTCCGAAATGGATGCTTGAAATGGGGGCTGTTTTTATAGGCACTGAAACCGAATTGATACTGAAGAGTCGTTGGGTTATGCCTGAACGCTTAGAGAATGAAGGCTTTCATTTCAAATATGAAACGATTGAAAAGGCACTTCAGCAGATTTTGAAGTAG
- a CDS encoding VOC family protein: protein MGKVLPFLMFQEGNAEEAMNFYTSLVKDSEILSIVRYGAEGPGDEGTVMQAKFSLKGREFMCIDSHVKHQFTFTPSFSIYVTCDSEEEITELYEKLLEGGQALMPIDNYGFSKKFGWVNDRFGVSWQIDLPF, encoded by the coding sequence ATGGGAAAAGTTTTGCCTTTTTTAATGTTCCAAGAGGGTAATGCAGAAGAAGCGATGAACTTTTACACTTCACTTGTTAAGGATTCAGAGATATTGAGTATTGTTCGCTACGGAGCAGAAGGACCAGGGGATGAGGGCACAGTGATGCAAGCTAAATTCTCTTTAAAAGGGCGGGAATTCATGTGTATTGACAGTCATGTGAAGCATCAATTTACATTCACACCTTCCTTCTCGATTTATGTTACTTGTGATTCGGAAGAAGAAATTACTGAACTCTATGAGAAACTACTTGAAGGCGGCCAGGCACTGATGCCGATAGATAATTACGGCTTCAGCAAGAAGTTCGGCTGGGTAAACGACCGCTTCGGTGTTTCTTGGCAAATAGACCTGCCCTTTTAA
- a CDS encoding YitT family protein, with protein sequence MKKNLIVVLGSLIVAFGFNFFLVPYGILSSGISGIAILIGLVTPFNIGFMNLLLNLPLLVLGYFKLGKTITVNTLICVASLSGFLYLLPVVPVTDNILLSAIFGGLIGGIGVGLILKYSGTSGGLDIIAIILSRTSNVSVGLLLTLMNGVIVLVSGAFFDWNIALYTLLSIYLTGKMIDTLHTDHIKLTMQIVTTKGESIRKELLDSVYRGITITEGFGGYTQETKHILMMVVTRYETMQIKKIVRKYDENAFINIFETIEVDGQFAKN encoded by the coding sequence ATGAAGAAAAACTTAATTGTGGTACTTGGTTCATTAATTGTTGCTTTTGGTTTTAATTTCTTTTTGGTTCCTTATGGGATTTTAAGTAGCGGGATTAGCGGAATTGCTATATTGATTGGCCTTGTTACTCCATTTAATATTGGATTCATGAATCTATTGCTCAATTTACCGCTGCTTGTTTTAGGATACTTTAAGCTTGGTAAAACGATAACAGTCAATACTCTCATTTGCGTAGCTTCCCTTTCAGGATTCTTATATCTTTTACCGGTCGTTCCAGTTACAGATAATATCCTTCTTTCCGCAATTTTTGGCGGACTCATAGGTGGAATCGGTGTTGGACTGATTTTAAAGTACTCAGGCACTTCCGGCGGGTTGGATATAATTGCAATTATCCTTTCCCGAACAAGCAATGTCAGCGTTGGTCTTCTCCTTACTCTGATGAATGGTGTAATTGTACTTGTTTCTGGAGCTTTTTTCGATTGGAATATTGCACTATATACGCTGCTGTCCATTTATTTGACAGGTAAAATGATTGATACCCTTCATACGGATCACATTAAATTAACGATGCAAATTGTAACGACAAAAGGGGAATCTATTCGAAAGGAATTGCTTGATTCCGTCTATCGAGGTATTACCATCACTGAAGGCTTTGGTGGATATACACAAGAAACAAAACATATTTTAATGATGGTAGTGACACGTTACGAGACGATGCAGATCAAAAAAATTGTCCGTAAGTATGATGAAAATGCCTTCATTAATATTTTTGAAACAATTGAAGTCGATGGTCAGTTTGCAAAAAATTAG
- a CDS encoding DUF2564 family protein, which translates to MATKDSGPSWKKNHPSTKLSNSVQKADRSVKQAMSHPEEIAVEHAFNSLETAENAYMNAEEHNEHMDTVQQNREHLDMMKRQLDEVQETLEEE; encoded by the coding sequence ATGGCTACTAAAGATTCAGGTCCAAGTTGGAAAAAGAACCATCCAAGTACCAAGCTCAGTAACTCAGTGCAAAAGGCAGATCGATCTGTTAAACAGGCAATGTCGCATCCAGAGGAAATTGCCGTTGAGCATGCATTCAATTCGCTTGAAACTGCTGAAAATGCTTATATGAATGCAGAGGAGCACAACGAGCATATGGATACCGTTCAGCAAAACAGAGAACATTTGGACATGATGAAGCGTCAATTGGATGAAGTCCAGGAGACATTGGAAGAAGAGTGA
- a CDS encoding DUF4317 domain-containing protein — MNKKAIADIRKRFKLDTDLLKITNIYNVYIRQEGNEIYHEVSQPFAMLDREQQELFLNNFKKVLGGKLDAKLFEVKFRRQTEEQEDHTQKLLYDALHADEVADWKEGMQRIAEKMVQDVQYEKDIVITFIRGNYYKPTKRGSEEAEIAARDEVYKNPFILCSMNQTVEPKRALVFDFNEKEFKSSFIADPIINLTSPIGGFLFPTFTDNAADVNHILYSAGKANKPNYHFIENVLNGEEIMTADEDKVVFEEIVRSITGNEINTRTLASVYDEIQRMMEVDEEQEEEESIPTLDTKEVTRVLKASGVENVDTEKVERAFRNVIDDDTYELKASHIVPSYTSKSIKIETKVANISISPQDLRYVRQVEVNGKRCILIEVEEDTVIEGFTILSEDILE, encoded by the coding sequence ATGAACAAAAAGGCAATTGCGGACATCCGCAAGCGTTTTAAATTGGATACAGACCTATTGAAGATTACTAATATTTATAATGTGTACATTAGACAAGAAGGCAATGAAATCTATCACGAGGTAAGTCAGCCGTTTGCTATGTTAGATCGGGAGCAACAGGAATTGTTTTTGAATAACTTTAAAAAAGTATTAGGCGGGAAATTGGACGCGAAACTGTTTGAAGTGAAGTTTAGACGTCAAACGGAGGAGCAGGAAGATCATACGCAAAAACTTTTATATGATGCACTTCATGCGGATGAAGTGGCGGATTGGAAGGAAGGTATGCAACGCATTGCAGAGAAAATGGTGCAGGATGTCCAATATGAAAAGGATATAGTCATCACGTTCATCCGCGGGAACTACTACAAACCGACGAAACGGGGAAGTGAAGAGGCAGAAATTGCTGCAAGGGATGAAGTGTATAAGAATCCGTTCATTCTTTGCAGCATGAACCAGACAGTGGAGCCGAAGCGAGCACTTGTGTTCGACTTCAATGAAAAGGAGTTCAAGTCCAGTTTTATAGCGGATCCTATTATTAACCTCACATCTCCAATCGGTGGATTTTTATTCCCAACGTTCACTGACAATGCTGCAGATGTAAACCATATTCTCTATTCTGCAGGGAAAGCGAATAAGCCTAACTACCATTTCATTGAAAACGTACTTAACGGCGAGGAAATTATGACTGCGGATGAAGATAAAGTTGTTTTTGAAGAAATTGTAAGGTCAATCACAGGTAATGAGATAAATACAAGAACCCTTGCAAGTGTTTATGATGAAATCCAGCGTATGATGGAAGTTGACGAAGAGCAAGAGGAAGAAGAGAGCATCCCAACCTTGGATACAAAAGAGGTGACCAGGGTTCTGAAGGCGAGTGGCGTAGAAAATGTAGACACAGAAAAGGTGGAACGGGCATTTCGGAATGTAATTGACGATGATACATATGAGCTGAAAGCGAGTCATATCGTTCCAAGCTATACATCAAAATCGATCAAGATCGAAACAAAGGTTGCGAATATCTCAATCAGCCCACAAGATTTAAGGTATGTCAGACAAGTAGAGGTTAACGGTAAACGTTGTATATTGATAGAAGTTGAGGAAGATACAGTGATTGAAGGATTTACAATACTTTCGGAAGATATATTGGAATAG
- a CDS encoding polyprenyl synthetase family protein encodes MNEGLRKEAEDCYRRAEEKAADYFKSLSVQLKNNTYAAILIKDIQEWKQDHLRLSPLQGFTRGKGKPDSRKYHQYIQWLDNAGKLDNYLERSISYIFMRDLGKDLSSPATVNRIQQVVDNLKKDLLHSSSTNRWDLFSMHMLYRWAQKEGIESSMIWVFDKLKTVSSCLPAGMNREEAKRKLIKLIAGVVIHQIEEMGNHLSSEDRARKLDEAIRLGYSYGLTYPFIDDLLDSEVLSEDEKRQYSSLIRSALITGSVPEIESWDGTNRELIHYIHSELREAFTYIQSQLERNGKNDFFEQSFVFFHSQEVDREKDISNAHYTNEELYIPVILKSAYSRLIARSVLSVREDEGFDERTFFYGIYNQLADDFADMFDDIEAGAVTPYTYYLTYHEVREDLINPFELYWTVIFNLIHNVYHSDVKARNVMLNRALNGQKRFKEKVGDKKYKELMRIFRTGNPKFDGLIQKMVRNSHDVDFLDKLLRDQIIANFKNESKERENFVNIAKTVRNQVNTLLHIPKNEIGSSMDESIIDAANYSLLGDGKRLRPIMTWVMGVHEYGLDESAIEPLLKSLEYMHTASLIFDDLPAQDDSSFRRGRPTVHTVYNTAVAELTGLYLTQEAVVEQASLRFDPQVVLRLIQYSAGKTTEMCRGQAMDLNSKGKQLSLDQLNTICFYKTGIAFEASLVMPAILAGRQDEEIAALKTFAYHAGIAFQIKDDLLDVEGDLELLGKPVGQDIENNNSNFVSILGSEGARKAMWDHYCLAMEALQGLHYKTNYLKQILDYTINRDY; translated from the coding sequence ATGAATGAAGGGTTACGAAAAGAGGCGGAAGATTGTTATCGTCGCGCTGAGGAGAAAGCTGCCGATTATTTCAAATCGCTGTCAGTTCAGCTCAAAAATAATACCTACGCCGCTATATTGATAAAAGATATACAAGAATGGAAACAGGATCATTTGCGCCTTTCACCACTACAAGGTTTTACACGTGGAAAAGGAAAACCAGATTCCCGTAAATATCATCAATACATTCAATGGTTGGATAATGCCGGAAAACTGGATAATTACTTGGAGCGAAGCATTTCATATATTTTCATGCGGGATTTGGGGAAGGACTTAAGCTCACCCGCTACAGTCAACAGAATTCAACAGGTCGTTGATAATTTGAAAAAGGATCTACTTCATTCATCTTCAACTAATCGTTGGGACCTGTTCAGTATGCATATGTTGTACCGTTGGGCCCAGAAGGAAGGCATTGAATCATCCATGATCTGGGTTTTTGATAAATTAAAAACTGTGTCTTCTTGTCTTCCGGCAGGGATGAATCGTGAAGAGGCTAAGCGGAAACTGATTAAACTTATTGCCGGGGTCGTCATTCACCAGATTGAGGAGATGGGCAATCATCTTTCGTCGGAAGACCGTGCACGGAAATTGGATGAAGCGATAAGGTTAGGCTATTCCTATGGTCTAACCTATCCGTTTATCGATGATCTTTTGGATTCAGAAGTACTGAGCGAAGATGAGAAAAGACAATATTCAAGTTTGATACGATCGGCCCTCATTACGGGGTCTGTACCTGAAATTGAATCATGGGACGGAACCAACCGGGAACTGATTCACTATATTCATTCAGAGCTTCGTGAAGCCTTCACATATATTCAGTCGCAGTTAGAGCGCAACGGAAAAAATGATTTCTTCGAGCAATCCTTTGTATTTTTTCATTCTCAGGAAGTTGACCGTGAAAAGGACATATCAAATGCACATTACACCAATGAAGAACTTTATATACCGGTCATTTTGAAATCCGCTTATTCACGCTTGATCGCCCGCTCGGTGCTCAGTGTTAGAGAGGATGAGGGATTCGATGAACGAACTTTCTTCTATGGAATTTACAATCAACTTGCTGATGATTTCGCCGATATGTTTGATGACATAGAAGCTGGTGCGGTTACTCCCTACACGTATTATTTGACATATCATGAGGTGCGCGAGGATCTCATCAACCCTTTCGAATTATATTGGACGGTCATTTTCAATTTAATCCATAATGTGTATCACTCGGACGTCAAGGCACGTAATGTGATGTTGAATCGTGCGCTGAATGGCCAGAAGCGGTTCAAGGAAAAAGTAGGAGATAAGAAATATAAAGAATTGATGAGGATATTCCGTACAGGAAATCCAAAATTTGATGGACTTATTCAAAAGATGGTGAGGAATTCTCATGATGTAGACTTCCTTGATAAGTTGCTTAGAGATCAAATTATCGCGAACTTTAAAAATGAAAGCAAAGAACGGGAAAACTTTGTTAACATTGCCAAGACCGTACGGAATCAGGTCAATACTTTATTACATATTCCTAAAAACGAAATTGGTTCTTCAATGGATGAATCGATTATCGATGCTGCAAATTACAGTCTATTAGGCGACGGAAAACGACTACGTCCAATCATGACATGGGTTATGGGTGTCCATGAATACGGATTGGATGAATCAGCAATTGAACCGCTTCTTAAATCATTGGAGTATATGCATACCGCGTCCTTAATCTTTGATGATTTACCAGCCCAGGACGACTCGTCTTTTCGGCGAGGGCGTCCGACCGTGCACACGGTGTATAATACCGCAGTGGCAGAATTAACGGGCCTTTATCTAACCCAGGAAGCCGTCGTAGAACAAGCCTCTCTCCGTTTTGATCCGCAGGTTGTCCTCCGTCTGATCCAATACTCGGCAGGAAAGACAACGGAGATGTGCAGGGGCCAGGCGATGGATTTGAATTCCAAAGGGAAACAATTATCATTGGACCAATTAAATACGATTTGCTTTTATAAAACAGGTATTGCCTTTGAAGCTTCTCTCGTCATGCCCGCAATTTTAGCGGGGAGGCAGGATGAGGAAATAGCTGCATTGAAAACCTTCGCCTACCACGCAGGCATCGCTTTTCAGATCAAGGATGATTTACTTGATGTCGAGGGAGACCTTGAGTTGCTTGGGAAGCCAGTAGGTCAAGATATTGAAAACAATAATTCGAATTTCGTATCCATCCTTGGTAGTGAAGGTGCACGAAAAGCAATGTGGGATCACTACTGCTTGGCGATGGAAGCACTTCAAGGGCTTCATTATAAAACGAACTATTTGAAACAGATATTGGACTATACCATAAATCGGGATTATTAA
- a CDS encoding citrate:proton symporter → MLSIIGLITIVVIVALLISGKVSPIVGLVLVPVAGAFAAGFGFDEIGVFFTEGTTKVASVAIMFIFAILFFGIMQDVGLFDPLINKMIAISRGNVIAVAVATVIIAAIAHLDGSGASTFLITIPALLPLYKRLKMNPYLLLMLVGTAASIMNMVPWAGPLGRTASVLDVDVTELWRPLIQIQVIGLILLIIIAVALGYREKRLIAKKSAIGVSHGNEISDATIAEAQMAATVAEVNDLKRPKLLWLNAILAIAVIGVLVWGIIPAGFAFMIGVSIALPLNFPKVKDQMERIKEHAPGGIMMATIILAAGSFLGILNGTNMLTSIATDLVTVLPEFVAPYLHIIIGVFGVPFDLLLSTDAYYFALLPIIDQVALTFGIPSLSTAYAMIIGNIIGTFVSPLSPALWLALGLAGLEMGKHIRYSFMMMWGLSIVLLIIAVLLGVIVI, encoded by the coding sequence ATGCTAAGTATTATTGGTTTAATTACGATTGTCGTCATTGTAGCGTTGCTAATTAGCGGGAAAGTTTCTCCTATAGTTGGACTTGTGTTAGTTCCAGTTGCCGGGGCATTTGCTGCTGGTTTTGGATTTGATGAAATTGGTGTGTTCTTTACAGAAGGTACAACGAAGGTGGCAAGCGTTGCCATAATGTTCATCTTTGCTATTCTGTTTTTCGGAATCATGCAAGACGTTGGGTTATTCGATCCACTTATTAACAAGATGATTGCTATTTCCCGCGGAAATGTTATTGCTGTTGCTGTTGCAACCGTTATCATTGCAGCCATTGCGCACTTGGACGGGTCTGGTGCATCGACTTTCCTTATTACAATTCCTGCGTTACTTCCATTGTACAAACGGTTGAAAATGAATCCGTATTTACTTCTAATGCTTGTCGGAACAGCAGCTTCGATTATGAATATGGTACCGTGGGCAGGTCCACTCGGAAGAACGGCTTCTGTATTAGACGTAGATGTAACAGAGCTTTGGAGACCACTTATACAAATTCAAGTGATTGGTCTAATTTTACTTATTATCATTGCTGTCGCTTTAGGTTATCGTGAAAAACGATTGATTGCGAAAAAGTCGGCGATAGGAGTGAGTCACGGAAATGAAATTTCCGATGCGACAATTGCTGAAGCGCAAATGGCGGCAACTGTTGCAGAAGTGAATGATTTAAAACGTCCAAAACTACTTTGGCTCAACGCAATTCTTGCAATTGCCGTTATTGGTGTCCTCGTGTGGGGAATCATTCCTGCAGGTTTTGCATTTATGATTGGTGTTAGTATTGCATTACCATTGAACTTCCCTAAGGTTAAAGACCAAATGGAACGTATCAAAGAGCATGCGCCAGGCGGAATTATGATGGCGACGATTATTTTAGCAGCTGGATCTTTCTTAGGAATCTTGAACGGTACAAATATGCTGACGTCTATTGCGACAGATCTTGTAACTGTTTTACCGGAATTTGTTGCCCCTTATTTACATATCATTATCGGTGTGTTCGGTGTTCCTTTTGATTTGTTGTTAAGCACAGACGCTTATTATTTTGCCCTGTTGCCGATTATTGATCAAGTTGCACTTACATTCGGCATACCGTCACTTTCTACTGCTTATGCAATGATTATCGGTAACATTATTGGTACATTTGTCAGCCCGTTGTCACCAGCACTTTGGTTGGCTCTTGGACTTGCGGGATTGGAAATGGGTAAGCATATCCGTTATTCCTTTATGATGATGTGGGGGTTAAGTATTGTTTTATTAATCATTGCAGTATTGCTTGGTGTAATTGTTATTTAA
- a CDS encoding response regulator yields the protein MLETIKVLIIEDDFRIADINRQFVNRVEGFVVQHVVKTGEEAITYLRSARNLPQLILLDVYIPDVQGLNLFWTLRNEFTEIDVIMITAAKEVETISEALRGGIFDYIVKPVDFRRFESTLLSFRNQKYIFTTKSELQQEEIDRLTGRPVYLTSIPNDFDEGLPKGIDQLTLEKIKKILHESDESGITALVAGSKVGVSRSTARRYLEYLVSIKEADAKLKYGDIGRPERKYTPWTK from the coding sequence ATGCTTGAAACGATTAAGGTTTTAATTATTGAAGATGACTTTCGGATTGCGGATATTAACCGCCAATTCGTTAATCGGGTGGAAGGATTCGTTGTGCAGCATGTTGTGAAGACAGGTGAAGAAGCAATTACTTATTTGCGCAGCGCAAGGAATCTGCCACAACTGATTCTATTGGATGTCTATATTCCAGACGTTCAAGGCCTGAATTTATTCTGGACATTGCGGAATGAGTTTACTGAGATTGACGTCATTATGATCACTGCCGCAAAAGAAGTGGAGACAATTTCCGAAGCCCTTCGTGGTGGGATTTTTGATTATATTGTGAAACCGGTCGATTTTAGACGATTTGAAAGTACATTATTAAGCTTCCGAAACCAAAAGTATATCTTCACGACAAAATCGGAGTTGCAACAAGAGGAGATTGATCGACTAACAGGCCGTCCAGTGTATTTGACCTCAATACCAAATGATTTTGATGAAGGATTACCGAAAGGAATCGATCAACTAACATTGGAAAAGATAAAAAAGATCTTACATGAAAGCGATGAATCTGGTATCACTGCGTTGGTTGCCGGAAGCAAAGTAGGTGTAAGTCGATCGACCGCGCGACGCTATTTAGAATACTTAGTGTCCATAAAGGAGGCTGATGCCAAGTTAAAATACGGTGACATCGGGCGACCTGAACGGAAATACACGCCGTGGACAAAATGA
- a CDS encoding sensor histidine kinase, with amino-acid sequence MMKKRVKDPSHQPTTIINFKMRMILLVGALVIAIITGIGLYIGHFISKTMEEQVGNRALGVAESVAHIPELAEAFKHGDPASIINPLVAPIQKATKAEFIVVGNTEEIRYAHPIPEKIGKKMVGEDNERALILGESYVSKAVGSLGSSVRAKVPVYLDGQIVGVVSVGFLVHDIQTIIKTYNIHLWIVLLNTAIVAVIGAILIASYIKKVLFGLEPEEIAHLLVQKETILQSTHEGIIAVNQNGIITMINLAAQRLLSNQAIHSKNYEGMSINELTEVKHLLDFLQDDNDCIDQEIMIGSTIVFANKMPIFNDDSMVGTVFTFRNKTEIDLLTKELKSIKQYTNALRAQTHEFSNKLYTILGLLQLDKKEEAISYIQRESSVQKNWIRLLIEKIFDSKVSGLLLGKINQASELGVEITIQEDSILATHLSEMQSEALLTAIGNLIDNAMDSVKKVPPIQRKIAIFFTDIGNDIIFEIDDSGEGVPAQYINMIFKQGFTLKEGEHGGFGLPLTKRLVERLGGELYLEEGDLGGANFVLSIPKEVDERRKQDA; translated from the coding sequence ATGATGAAAAAAAGGGTTAAAGACCCAAGTCATCAACCAACCACTATCATTAACTTCAAAATGAGAATGATCTTACTAGTAGGCGCTCTCGTTATTGCAATCATTACTGGCATCGGGCTATATATTGGTCATTTCATTTCCAAGACAATGGAAGAACAAGTTGGTAATCGCGCGCTTGGTGTAGCGGAAAGTGTAGCACACATCCCAGAATTAGCAGAGGCGTTTAAGCATGGGGACCCCGCGTCTATTATTAATCCCCTTGTTGCACCTATACAAAAAGCAACAAAGGCTGAGTTTATTGTGGTCGGCAATACCGAAGAAATTCGGTACGCTCATCCTATTCCAGAAAAGATTGGAAAGAAAATGGTGGGGGAGGATAATGAGAGGGCCCTGATTTTAGGTGAATCGTATGTTTCAAAAGCAGTCGGTTCATTAGGCAGCTCAGTGCGCGCAAAAGTCCCTGTATACTTGGATGGCCAAATTGTGGGAGTTGTATCGGTCGGATTTTTAGTACATGATATCCAAACCATTATAAAGACTTATAATATCCATCTGTGGATTGTCTTATTAAACACAGCCATTGTAGCCGTGATTGGTGCTATTCTTATAGCATCGTATATTAAAAAAGTATTATTCGGCCTGGAACCTGAAGAAATTGCGCATTTACTCGTCCAAAAAGAAACAATTCTTCAATCGACCCATGAAGGCATCATTGCAGTCAATCAAAACGGCATAATCACGATGATCAATCTTGCTGCCCAACGTCTATTGTCCAATCAGGCCATTCATTCAAAAAACTATGAAGGTATGTCAATCAATGAGTTAACAGAAGTAAAGCATTTGCTGGATTTCCTACAAGATGATAATGATTGCATCGATCAGGAAATAATGATTGGCAGCACAATTGTTTTTGCCAATAAAATGCCAATCTTCAACGATGATTCAATGGTTGGAACGGTATTTACATTCCGGAATAAGACCGAAATTGATTTATTGACAAAGGAATTAAAGTCGATTAAACAATATACAAATGCATTACGGGCACAAACACATGAATTCTCAAACAAGCTCTATACGATTCTTGGTCTATTGCAACTTGATAAAAAAGAAGAGGCGATTTCCTATATCCAGCGGGAAAGTTCAGTGCAGAAAAACTGGATCCGCCTGCTCATCGAGAAAATATTCGATTCAAAGGTGAGCGGCCTCTTACTTGGTAAAATCAATCAGGCAAGTGAATTAGGGGTAGAAATTACGATTCAGGAAGATAGCATATTGGCAACCCATTTAAGCGAAATGCAAAGTGAAGCTTTACTGACTGCTATTGGAAATTTAATCGATAATGCAATGGATTCTGTAAAAAAGGTTCCACCAATTCAACGAAAAATAGCAATCTTTTTTACAGACATTGGAAATGATATTATTTTTGAAATCGACGATTCCGGTGAAGGGGTTCCTGCACAGTATATAAACATGATCTTTAAACAAGGCTTTACCTTGAAAGAAGGTGAACATGGCGGCTTTGGTTTGCCATTAACAAAACGACTTGTAGAAAGATTGGGCGGGGAACTCTATTTGGAAGAAGGAGACCTTGGTGGCGCAAACTTCGTGCTTTCGATACCGAAAGAAGTAGATGAAAGGAGGAAACAAGATGCTTGA